A single region of the Liolophura sinensis isolate JHLJ2023 chromosome 9, CUHK_Ljap_v2, whole genome shotgun sequence genome encodes:
- the LOC135474876 gene encoding neo-calmodulin-like gives MSTGILQKYPPSQIQELREAFRLFDKDGDGSITTGELGTVMRNLGQYPSSDELEQMLTEIDIDGDGTFSFEEFVQVMANMGGLSENTEENEEEELRQAFKVFDKSGCGYICASDLRAVLQCMGEDLTEEEIDEMIAEVDIDGDGRIDFEEFIACMCEDRERSQGEEEEEDEGGSVFSVEDQISERAERPRKSESGSSSGSEAK, from the exons ATGTCG aCTGGTATTTTGCAGAAGTATCCTCCATCTCAGATACAAG AATTACGGGAAGCCTTTCGTCTGTTCGACAAGGATGGCGATGGTTCCATTACCACGGGCGAATTGGGCACGGTGATGAGGAACTTAGGCCAGTACCCGTCCAGTGACGAACTAGAACAGATGCTCACAGAAATCGATATTGATG GGGACGGGACATTCAGCTTTGAGGAGTTTGTACAGGTGATGGCAAACATGGGAGGGTTGAGCGAAAACACCGAGGAGAACGAAGAAGAAGAACTTAGACAGGCCTTTAAG GTGTTCGATAAAAGCGGTTGTGGTTATATCTGTGCGTCTGATTTGCGGGCTGTTCTTCAGTGTATGGGAGAAGATCTTACCGAGGAAGAGA TTGACGAGATGATTGCAGAAGTGGACATTGATGGCGATGGGCGTATAGACTTTGAAG AGTTCATTGCATGCATGTGTGAGGATAGAGAGAGGAGCCAGGGagaggaggaagaggaggatgAAGGAGGATCAGTGTTCTCAGTGGAGGATCAGATCTCGGAGAGAGCCGAAAGACCCCGGAAGAGCGAGTCGGGATCTTCTAGCGGCAGTGAGGCTAAGTGA